A region from the Lolium perenne isolate Kyuss_39 chromosome 4, Kyuss_2.0, whole genome shotgun sequence genome encodes:
- the LOC127296956 gene encoding uncharacterized protein, translated as MASDAGNSSSSPRSPCCSFPNFLLFLLNNALLALAAAALGPVLLLRPRPTPLGWALVSVHATTLLSALVSLYVLLARRHLCCCLPAHAALAVAALCGQALASYALFRCHDRSIALLGSARDRREQFVLVLLEEALLLGMFLVQAVALAVACAVGRRWAMEHEVTEAEKATAARKLTAPVQAEAGASAVDEKVNTSAGGKRVRWGNTDNC; from the coding sequence ATGGCGTCCGACGCCGGCAACTCCAGCTCAAGCCCGAGGAGCCCCTGCTGCTCCTTCCCcaacttcctcctcttcctcctcaacaACGCCCTCctcgccctcgccgccgccgcgctcgGCCCGGTGCTCCTTCTCCGGCCCCGGCCGACGCCCTTGGGCTGGGCGCTCGTCTCCGTGCACGCCACCACGCTGCTCTCCGCGCTCGTGTCTCTCTACGTGCTGCTCGCCCGCCGCCACCTCTGCTGCTGCCTGCCGGCGCACGCGGCTCTGGCGGTCGCCGCGCTCTGCGGCCAAGCGCTCGCCTCTTACGCCCTGTTCCGATGCCACGACCGCAGCATCGCGCTCCTCGGGTCGGCGAGGGACCGGAGGGAGCAGTTCGTGCTGGTGCTCCTCGAGGAGGCGCTGCTGCTGGGCATGTTCCTGGTGCAGGCCGTGGCGCTGGCGGTGGCCTGCGCCGTGGGCCGGCGGTGGGCAATGGAGCACGAGGTGACCGAGGCAGAGAAGGCGACCGCGGCCAGGAAGCTGACCGCACCTGTGCAGGCGGAGGCCGGCGCGAGCGCGGTCGACGAGAAGGTGAACACGAGCGCCGGCGGCAAGAGGGTGCGCTGGGGAAACACAGACAACTGCTGA
- the LOC127296955 gene encoding E3 ubiquitin-protein ligase SPL2, producing MSARDRETIEALARVAAALDGAVLGLGTAALAVASLAKYLAASGALRRIAEAPAVAIPDIRYSLLSGLGDGESRLAVVRGLVRSPPGGTFLIPPGSREHCVVTRHTQTCLFGEWRGIFGWTFDLHALFFKSLKEQIITSFRWVPFVLVDPEKPLGMVHVKLDGTVKQALPLTTVYHKLIPVEQNSYTLFQTIVGNGYPIALLDEEKILPIGKELTAIGLCRVNNRGVEITSCPELPFFLSDLTKGEMEAEMSSRARAFFWITVALGTVSLGLLGHAIYRFWERVKRHREAREAQERFHQGDNEDDDAVENGSDDDEPAEMGDGQLCVICLRKRRKAVFVPCGHLVCCSNCAKRVVLMDEQLCPVCRQDIDHMLRVYDS from the exons ATGTCGGCGCGGGACCGGGAGACGATCGAGGCGCTCGCGCGCGTCGCCGCCGCGCTGGACGGGGCCGTGCTCGGCCTCGGCACGGcggcgctcgccgtcgcctccctcGCCAAGTACCTCGCCGCCTCCGGGGCGCTCCGGCGCATCGCCGAGGCGCCGGCGGTCGCGATCCCGGACATCCGCTACTCCCTCCTCTCGGGGCTCGGCGACGGCGAGTCGCGCCTCGCCGTCGTCCGTGGCCTCGTCCGCTCCCCGCCCGGGGGCACCTTCCTCATCCCCCCGGGCTCACGCGAGCACTGCGTCGTCACCAGGCACACCCAGACG TGCTTGTTCGGCGAATGGAGAGGCATCTTTGGATGGACTTTTGATCTCCATGCTCTCTTCTTTAAATCGTTGAAAGAGCAAATTATAACATCATTTAGATGG GTTCCGTTTGTTCTTGTGGATCCTGAGAAGCCACTGGGAATGGTGCATGTGAAGTTAGATGGGACAGTTAAGCAAGCATTACCTCTTACAACCGTGTATCATAAACTTATCCCAGTCGAGCAAAATTCTTACACACTATTTCAGACTATTGTTGGCAATGGCTATCCG ATTGCGCTATTGGACGAGGAAAAGATTCTTCCTATAGGGAAGGAGCTTACAGCAATAGGATTATGTCGAGTAAATAATCGGGGTGTTGAGATCACCTCATGCCCAGAGCTACCATTTTTCTT GTCTGATCTGACCAAGGGTGAGATGGAAGCCGAGATGTCTTCACGTGCTAGAGCATTCTTCTGGATTACTGTTGCCCTTGGAACTGTGTCACTTGGCTTACTAGGCCATGCCATTTACAG GTTCTGGGAGAGAGTCAAACGGCACAGGGAGGCTAGAGAAGCTCAAGAAAGGTTTCACCAGGGCGACAATGAAGATGATGATGCTGTAGAAAATGGCAGTGATGACGACGAGCCTGCTGAAATGGGAGACGGGCAATTATGTGTCATATGCTTAAGGAAAAGAAGGAAGGCAGTCTTTGTTCCCTGTGGTCATCTCGTCTGCTGCTCCAACTGCGCAAAAAGGGTTGTACTCATGGATGAACAACTGTGCCCTGTGTGTAGGCAAGATATCGACCACATGCTCAGAGTTTATGACTCTTGA